From the genome of Williamwhitmania taraxaci:
AGTGTAGACCAACCATGAAAATTCTATACACAGAACAGGCACTAATTAGCCTTGATGAGTCTCTCGAATTCATGGCACAAGTACTAAAGGTGCCATACTCAAAGTTGATCGAAATCCGAAAACAAATTCTAGATGCAGCAGACTCCTTGAGTTTACATCCATTGAAAGGCCAAAAGGAACACTCGCTTAAACATTTGGGACTAGATCATCGGCGTTTAGTTACGGGTCACCACAAAATAGTGTATCGGGTAATCGGGGAACACATTTATATTACAGATATTTTTGATTCGAGGCAAGATCCAGAAAAAATGAAAGGCTAGACTTTTCTTTACCCATCCGATTACAGGCTGAACATATATCACACTACTCAAGCGGAGTAGTCCCAATCTAGGTAAGGTTGGGCTTTTTTGTTTTATTATTGGCGATTTGATAGTTCTATCGATATCGTCTTAATTCCACAGCAACTGATTACGGTAAGGTAAGCCGTTTCAGCCAGACGAAACGTCCTGAATACCTATCGTGCGCTTATCGAGGCTGCTCAATGCTAGCAGCGTGCCAGTTTTTGTTATATTTACACTTGACGTGGTTTACAGCGCACGGACGGGAAATACGTCCGTGCGAGTGCTGGTTACTTTCAGGATTATGGAGGTTCAAAGATTCTTAATGGGGCAAAAATCCGAATTTATCGTAACGATGTATATAAGTCCATTGGAAATGGCGATGGTGGAGCAATTGTTAAAACAATTCAAA
Proteins encoded in this window:
- a CDS encoding type II toxin-antitoxin system RelE/ParE family toxin; the protein is MAQVLKVPYSKLIEIRKQILDAADSLSLHPLKGQKEHSLKHLGLDHRRLVTGHHKIVYRVIGEHIYITDIFDSRQDPEKMKG